Proteins encoded together in one Bacteroidales bacterium window:
- a CDS encoding helix-turn-helix transcriptional regulator, which produces MTPGEYLRNYRLRKACQLLVESNMRINEVTFEVGFSSASYFNRVFYKAYHMTPTEFISSHISDKNSE; this is translated from the coding sequence ATGACTCCCGGAGAATATCTTCGAAACTACAGGCTGAGAAAGGCATGCCAACTTTTGGTAGAAAGTAATATGCGGATTAATGAGGTGACTTTTGAGGTAGGCTTCAGTTCAGCCTCATATTTCAACAGGGTTTTCTACAAAGCCTACCATATGACACCAACAGAATTTATTTCCAGTCACATTTCGGATAAAAATAGTGAATGA